In the Actinomycetota bacterium genome, AAGTGCGGCGGGCCTTTGGCGCGGCGGATGAGCACGGCTCTGTGGGCACGACGCTGTCGGCGCTGTTTCGCAGAGCCATAAGCGTCGGTCGCAGGGCGCGCGCCGAGACCGATATCGAACGCAGCACGTCGACGCTGGCGCACGCGGCTGCCTCGATGGCAACCAAGACGCTCGGAGGGCTGTCGGGACGGACGGTGCTCGTCATTGGGGCCGGCGAGATGGGCGATCTCGCTGCGATGTCCCTGGCGAAGGAAGGCATGACGGTCATTGTGGCGAACCGCACGGTCGAGCATGCCCGGGCGGTGGCCGGGCGCATCGGGGGGCGCGCCGTCGGTCTTGAAGGGATAGCGAAGGTCCTGGTTGAGGCGGATCTCGTCATCGCGTCGACGGGCAGTCCGCATGCGCTCGTGACCCATGAGGCGGTAGCGGCCGCCATGGCCGCGCGCCCGGCGCGTCCCATGGTCTTGTTGGATCTCGCGGTGCCCCGCGACATCGAGCCGACGGTTGCGATGATCGCCGGCGCGACGCTCGCCGATATGGACGACGTTCGCGAAGCCGTTGCGCCCGAAGGGGGACAACTGCTGGAGATTGAGCGTGTTCGGGCGATCATCGGCGAAGAGGTTGAGAAGTTCTCCGCATGGCAGCGCACGCACGCGCTTGCCCCGCTGCTCTCCGCGCTGCATGGTAAAGCGGAGCGCATTCGGGTCGGCGAGATTCGCCGGGCGGAGCGGGTGTTGGGGGACCTGGGGCCGCGGGAACGTGATGCGATCGAGGCGCTGACTCGCTCGATTGTGGCGAAGCTGTTGCATCACCCGGTCACCGAGCTGAAGGCTCGAGCCGGGACGTCTGAGGGTGAGTTGCTGGCGCGCGCCCTGCGGACGCTTCACGCGCTGGATGGAGGGAACGACTGATGCCCCGAAGTGTCCTCAGGGTCGGAACTCGCGGAAGTGCGCTCGCCTTGGCCCAGGCCGAAACCGTGCGTCGCGCGGTTGGGTCGGTGATCACTCATCGCAACTTCGAGTTGGTCCCGATGACGACCAAAGGAGACCAACTCGAAGGAGATCTCGCGCCGCTCGGAGGCAAGGGGCTGTTCGTCACCGAGATCGAGGAGGCCCTCGCGTCCGGGAAGATCGACCTTGCGGTTCACAGCGCGAAGGACTTGCCTGCAGCGTCTGCCCCGGGTGTCTTGCTGGGGTGCGTTCCCAAGCGTGAGGACCCCCGCGACGCATTGCTGACGCGCTCCGGCGGAGGCCTCGCGTCGCTGCAGTCGGGCTCTACGATCGGGACGGCGTCGCTGCGTCGTCGCACGCAGATCCTCGCGCTCGGAAGGGGATTCGTTCCGGTTCCGATGCGTGGCAACGTCGACACGCGGCTGCGCAAGTTGTCCAACGGAGAGGCGCATGCGCTGATCGTTGCGCTGGCCGGTCTCAAGCGAATGGGGCGGGCGGACCGCGTCGTCGAGGTTCTCTCGATCGACGTGATGCTTCCCGCGCCGGGTCAGGGTGCGCTTGCGGTGCAGTGTCGTGCGAACGACAAGATGATGAAAGCGGCGCTCGCGCAGCTTGAAGACCCAGCGTCTCGCCGGGCATTGGAGGCAGAGCGCGCGTTCATGATTGCGCTTGGTGGGGACTGTAACGTCCCGCTGGCCGCCCTCGCAGAGACGACTCCGGAGCGGATTCGGCTGCGGGGTCTGGTCGGCTCCTTGGATGGAAAGCGCATCATCACCGACCAGGTCGAGGGCGTGGATCCGGAGAAGACCGGTCTGGAGTTGGCCGAGCGATTGCGCGCGCGCGGTGCGGACGAGATCATCGCGGAGGTTCGCTGATGGCGGCCCGGAAGCCTGTTGGTTCGGTCGCACTGGTCGGCGCGGGTCCGGGCGATCCGGGGTTAATTACGGTTCGCGGACTCGCACTTCTGCGCGGTGCCGAGGTCGTGGTCTACGACCGGCTTGGATCGTCGGCGTTGATGGCGCACGTGCGTCCCGGCGCCGAGCAGATTTACGTCGGCAAGCAGGCCGGGCGACACGTCAAGACGCAGGACCAGATCGGGCAGATCCTGCTGGACAAGGCGCGGGAAGGAAAGACCGTTGTTCGGTTGAAGGGCGGAGATCCGTTCGTGTTTGGCCGCGGCGGCGAAGAGGCGGAGTTGTTGGTTGCCGCTGGGGTGCCGTTTGAGGTAGTGCCGGGCGTTACATCGGCGATCGCAGGGCCGGGTGCGGCCGGGATTCCGGTCACGCATCGCGATGCTGCCGCATCGCTCGTGATCGCCACTGCGCACGAGGCCCCGGGCAAGGCCGGGTCACGTCTGAACTGGAACGCGGTCGCAGCCGCCGACACGGCGGTCTTGTTGATGGGCGTCGAGCGCCTTCCGGCCGTTGCTGAGGCATTGATGGCGGCAGGGAAGAGCGGAGAGACTCCCGCCGCGGTGATTCAGGAGGCGACGCTTCCTTCTCAGCGGACGGTCACGGCGCCGCTGTCCAAGATCGCCGGCGTCGCGAAGCGCGCGGGGATCCACGCTCCGGCAATCACGATCGTCGGAGATGTTGTTCGCCTGCGCGATGTTCTGGGTGGACGCGACCAACGGCCGCTGTCGGGCGCGCGCGTGTTGGTCACCCGGACTCGCGAGCAGGCCTCCGACTTGTCTCGAATCCTTCAGGAACTTGGCGCCGACGTCGTCGAGGCTCCTGCTATCAGTATCGAGCCGCCGCGCTCTTGGGCGCCGGTGGACCGTGCAGTTCGTCGACTCGCCGATGGCGGGTACGCGTGGGTCGTCTTCACCAGCGTGAACGGCGTGCGTTTGTTTGCCGGGCGGCTTCGTGAGGCGGGGCTCGACGCGC is a window encoding:
- the cobA gene encoding uroporphyrinogen-III C-methyltransferase, which gives rise to MAARKPVGSVALVGAGPGDPGLITVRGLALLRGAEVVVYDRLGSSALMAHVRPGAEQIYVGKQAGRHVKTQDQIGQILLDKAREGKTVVRLKGGDPFVFGRGGEEAELLVAAGVPFEVVPGVTSAIAGPGAAGIPVTHRDAAASLVIATAHEAPGKAGSRLNWNAVAAADTAVLLMGVERLPAVAEALMAAGKSGETPAAVIQEATLPSQRTVTAPLSKIAGVAKRAGIHAPAITIVGDVVRLRDVLGGRDQRPLSGARVLVTRTREQASDLSRILQELGADVVEAPAISIEPPRSWAPVDRAVRRLADGGYAWVVFTSVNGVRLFAGRLREAGLDARAFAGARVCAVGPATAEALSSMGIAADLVPSTFTTEAVGAEFPKGSGRVLLARADKVEPGLDEALVSKGWTVDKATVYRLAGGSRIAPEIRRAVLGGDIGVITFASGGTVAAFMRLLKQAPPRTTKIVCIGPVTAKAARAAGLRVSAVASPHTIPGLAAAVLDVAGKKAPKGRRTAPSKRPARPAPKR
- the hemA gene encoding glutamyl-tRNA reductase, with amino-acid sequence MSVLVVGLNYRGAPVDLLERFAFAHAELPTALPAAASHEGVREVAILSTCNRTEVYATVTGFHAGLSALRRFLSTYHDVPLEGFADRLYSLYGEDAVGHLFGVAAGVDSMVLGEPQILAQVRRAFGAADEHGSVGTTLSALFRRAISVGRRARAETDIERSTSTLAHAAASMATKTLGGLSGRTVLVIGAGEMGDLAAMSLAKEGMTVIVANRTVEHARAVAGRIGGRAVGLEGIAKVLVEADLVIASTGSPHALVTHEAVAAAMAARPARPMVLLDLAVPRDIEPTVAMIAGATLADMDDVREAVAPEGGQLLEIERVRAIIGEEVEKFSAWQRTHALAPLLSALHGKAERIRVGEIRRAERVLGDLGPRERDAIEALTRSIVAKLLHHPVTELKARAGTSEGELLARALRTLHALDGGND
- the hemC gene encoding hydroxymethylbilane synthase; the protein is MPRSVLRVGTRGSALALAQAETVRRAVGSVITHRNFELVPMTTKGDQLEGDLAPLGGKGLFVTEIEEALASGKIDLAVHSAKDLPAASAPGVLLGCVPKREDPRDALLTRSGGGLASLQSGSTIGTASLRRRTQILALGRGFVPVPMRGNVDTRLRKLSNGEAHALIVALAGLKRMGRADRVVEVLSIDVMLPAPGQGALAVQCRANDKMMKAALAQLEDPASRRALEAERAFMIALGGDCNVPLAALAETTPERIRLRGLVGSLDGKRIITDQVEGVDPEKTGLELAERLRARGADEIIAEVR